Sequence from the Abditibacteriaceae bacterium genome:
GTACGGTCGATTTCGACCCTGCTCTTGTTGAAACTATAAGCGCGAAGGTTTTTGCGTGCGACGAATTCTGGCTACGCGATACACCAAGAACACAAGGAATGTTTGATGGTCGCGGCACGACATTCGCCGCTGCGAAACCAGAGGAAACAGCGGGGCAATGGGCCGACCGCATCTGGGCATTGATGAATAAGCGCGAATAAAAGCGCGCGGCTAAACTAGCGCCACTCGACGCATGAAGCGTCTGCGCTCAAAGGCTTTTATGATTCGTATGACTGTTGAAGGGATTGGCATCGATCCTCAAAATAATCCTCTCGTTTTGCTGCGCGACGAAGGCAATCAAACCTACGTCGCCATTTGGATTGGTGCCGCCGAAGCGGTTTCGATTCAAATGGAACTCGATGGCCGCCAGCCGCCGCGCCCGATGACGCACGATTTGCTTGCGGGCGTTCTTAAAGAACTCGGCGCGGAACTCGTCAAAGTCACGATTAGCGATTTCGACCGCTCGGTTTTCTACGCGCAACTGCATTTGCAAACCGGACGCGAAACCGTCCAGCAAATCGACGCGCGGCCTTCCGACGCAATTGCTTTAGCGCTGCGCGCCGGTTGCACGATTTATGTAGCGCCCCAAGTCGTCGAGAAAACCGGCATTCAAATCGAGGAAGCGCGCGACGACATGTCTAATTTGCCGGGCCGCAGCGAAGACATCACGCCTGAAGGCGACGAGACGCCACAGCCGCGCCCCGAAGAACTCGATAAGTTCCGCAAATTGCTCGAAGGCGTCGATATTCCCGATGACGATGAACGACGGAATTAACGAAAGTACGGTCGAAATCGACCGTACTTTTTATTTTGAACAGAGCGAACGCAAAAGCGTCAATAAATGCACTTTCGAGGAGTAATTCCCATGCAATCCCGTTCTAACCGTTCTATCGCGCTTTTCACCGGCGGCGTTATCGCTGCTTCCCTCTTTGCTTCTGCGGCTCCGGCGCGTGCCGCTGAAAGCAACAAAACCTACAAAACCGGCGCGATTGTTCTTGGTGCAGCAGCGGCGATTTTTGCAGCGAAAGGCAAGCAACTTCCTGCTGTCGTCGCCGGAGCCGGTGCCTATTACGCCTACAAGAAAAGCCAAGAGGCCAACAATCGTTACGGCAACAATGATGGCAATGCGTATCCTGGCGAAGATTACGCTTATGGCGGCGATTATCAGCAGAACGACCAGCCCTACTACGACGACTCCAACGATCAGCCTTATTACGGCGACTACGGCAATGCTAACGACGCGCCTCCCTATTATGGCAACGATGGCGCCTATGCCGATAATGGCGGCTTCCCCGATTATGGCTACGGCTTCCGTGCCGCACCCCGAATCGGTAAAAATGCAAAGCCTGCTCTTCGCACTAAATAAAGCCGCAAACGGACAAAGTACGGTCGATTTCGACCGTACTTTTTTTGTGTCTGTGAAGGTGTTGCGGCACAAAGCTTGACAGCGAGGCTCTGCGCACCTAAAATTCCCCTTCGGCCCTCCGTCAGAAATGGCATGGAGAAGCCGCTCGCTGCTTGAAATTATTGTGGGAAGAGCCGGGCGCAAAAAGAAGGATGCACCATGTATCTCGATTTGATTGAAGTGTTGCGCGCGCCTGGCAACGCGAACGAAAAACCAATCGATATTGCGCCACGCACGATTGATGACATCTCCTTTACGCAACCCATTAAGGGACGCGTGAAAGCCATCAATGCGCGGCAAAACATCGTGGTTTCAGGCGCTGCGACGACGGCGGTTGAACTCGAATGCGCGCGTTGTCTGCGCAATTTCGAACAGCCGATGGACTTGGAACTGGAAGCCGTGATTCCCACGAATTTCGTTTCGAGTTTGCTCGCAGGATCGTCGCGCGAAGGGGCGAGTGAGGAAACAAGCGAAAGCAATGAACTCAGCGAAGAAGAATTGGCTGCTCTTTTCGACGGCCATTCACTAGACGTTTCCGAACTGATTCGTCAGGCGGCGGTGCTGCAAACGCCCCGTAAGCCGCTTTGTTCGGACGACTGCCCCGGCTTGCCCGAGGCACAAGAATATCGTGGCGACAGCGGCGACGACCGCTGGAACGCCTTGAAGGATTGGAACAATGGCACTGCCTAAAAGAAGGAAATCGCGCGCACGCGTTCGTACCCGTCGCGCCAACTGGAAAGCTGCACCGATTACAAAAACCACCTGCTCTCATTGCAGTTCGGTTTCGATTCCGCACCGCGTCTGCATGGCGTGCGGCTACTACAACGGACGCCAGATCTTGGCACCGAAGTCCAAAACGACGCAGCTTCCCGAAAGCGGCGAGTAAAGGAACGGAACACAAAAAGTACGGTCGAATTCGACCGTACTTTTTGCCGTCTGATATGCGAATCGCAATCGACGCGATGGGCGGCGACAACGCGCCCGCCGAAGTCATCGCAGGCGCTCTCGACGCCGCGCGCGACTTTGACATCGAAGTCATCTTTGTCGGTGACGAAGCCGTTCTCAAAAGCCATTTGCCCACGCCGCTTCCGCCGCGCGTGCGCATTCAACATGCCTCGCAAGTCGTTGCGATGGACGATGCGCCTTCGCACGCGATGCGTCGCAAGCCCGATTCGTCGGTTGCTGTCGCCACCAAGCTCCATGCAAAAGGCGAGGCCGACGCGGTTCTTTCCGCTGGAAGCACCGGCGCTGCCGCCGCTCACGCATTGTTCGACCTCAAGCGCATCTCGGGTATCGACCGGCCTGGCATCGCCACTGTTTTTCCCACCGCTAAAAATCCGCTGATTCTGCTCGACGCCGGGGCGAACGTCGATTGCCGCCCGCGCCATCTCGCCGAATTCGCCATCATGGGCGCGGCTTATGCGCGTACTGTCGAAGGCATTATTCCCGGAACCGCGGGTGTTATCGCGCAGGGCGAATTGCCGACTGTCGGTTTGCTTTCAATCGGCGAAGAAGCCAGCAAAGGCAACGAACTGACGAAAGGCACTTATAAGCTTTTGCAGGAAGACGCCAAAGCGGGCGGCTACGAGTTTTATGGCAACGTCGAAGGCCGCGATATTGGTTTGGGAACCGTCGATTGCGTGGTTTGTGATGGCTTTGTCGGCAACGTCGTTTTGAAAGTTGCTGAAGGCTTCGCCAAAATGATTGGCGGTGAGTTGCGAACTGCATTGATGCGTGACACACGCTCGAAGGCAGGAGCGCTTCTCTTGAAGCCTTCGCTGGAACTAATGAAGCGCCGCCTCGATTACACCGAATACGGCGGCGCACTTTTGCTTGGCGTCAATGGCGTGTGTATCATTTGTCACGGCTCCAGCGACCGCCGCTCGATTTATTCGGCGATTCGTATCGCGCGCCAAACGGTGCAGGCCGATATCGTCGGCACAATCCGCCAGACGATTGAAGGCGCGCGTGAAGAAATCGAAGCCAACGACCTGAAAATCGAAGCCAAAACTGTCACCGAACCCGTGGCCGCGATGCCGCACAACTTCTGATGTCCAATTCTTTTTCTGCCGGGATCACGGGCTTGGGCCACTACGTGCCCGCCGAAGTACGGTCGAATGCCGACCTCGTAAAATTCGTCGACACCAACGACGAATGGATTCGCTCGCGCACCGGAATTGAGCAGCGTCATATTGTCGCCGAAGGCGAAACGACGACCGATCTGGCGGTTCACGCTGCGACGCGCGCGCTGGAAAATGCAGGACTCACGGCGGCTGATATCGATTTAATTATCGTCGCCACCTGCACGCCGGATTATCCGTTTCCTTCGGTGGCTTCCCTTGTTCAAGACCGGCTTGGTGCCAACTGCGGTGGCTTCGATTTAGGCGCGGCGTGCGCCGGTTTTACCTACGCGCTTGTCACTGCTGCACAGTTCATCCAGACCGGCGCGATGAAAAACATTCTCGTGATTGGCGCAGAAGCGATGTCGCGCATTGTTGATTGGAGCGACCGCAATACCTGCATTTTGTTCGGCGACGGCGCAGGCGCGGTGGTTCTTTCGCGCGTCCCCGATGGCTACGGAATGCTAGGCTTCGATTTGGGTTCCGATGGTTCGGGCGGCCCGCTGCTGAAAGTCGCGGCGTATGAAGACCCAACGGTAAACGGCAAACGCATTTACCAGGCCGGTCGAGAGGTATACAAGTTCGCGGTTCATGTGATGGGCGAAAGCGCCGTGCGCGCTCTGGGCAAGGCCAATCTTTCGGGCGATGATGTCGATCTATTGGTGCCGCATCAGGCGAACATCCGCATCGTCGAGTCGGCAGCGAAGCGGCTCGGATTGCCGATGGAAAAGGTCTTCGTCAATTTGCAAAAATACGGCAACACTTCGGCGGCGAGCATCCCGCTTGCGCTTTCGGAAGCGCACGAAGCCGGTTTGCTGCAGCGCGATAAAATCGTTGTCACGGTTGGTTTTGGTGGCGGCCTGGCGTGGAGCGGTGCTGCCTTGCGCTGGTATTAAGACGTCGTATTCTGCCGGACCTTTTAGTAACCAATATCTGCACATGAAAAAATTCGATCCGTCGCAATCGCAAAAGTTGGATTCGGTCGAGCGTCTGGCGTGGAATAATCCAGCCGAGTTCGTGGCGGCTGCGGAGATTCCCACAGGCGCGCGCGTCGCCGAAATCGGCTGCGGAACCGGCTGGTTCACTTTTGAACTCGAAAAAGCGGTGCGACCGCGCGGAATCGTTTTCGCGCTCGATATGCAGCCCGCGCTCTTACAGATTCTCCGCGCCAAGCGTGAATGGGAGCGAATTCTCACCCTTCCCTGTGGCGAAAACGAATTCGAGTTGGACAGTGGCGAAGTCGATGTTGTGTGGCACGCCAACGTGTTGCACGAATGCGAAACGCCCGAAGCGCACTTGCGCGAAGTGCAGCGCGTGTTGCGCGACGGTGGCACGCTGATTCTGATTGAATGGCTGTGGGCCGATGAAGAATCGCAGCCCGGCCCGCACAACAGTTTGCGAATTGAAAAAGGCGACGCTGAAGAATTGTTGCGCGATGCCGGTTTTGAAATCGTGAATACAGAAGATGTCGGGCCGTATCACTATCTGATTCGCGCGGAGAAGAAATAACTACGGTCGATTCCGACCGTACTTTCTCACACATGATCGCATTTTTATTTCCCGGACAAGGCAGCCAGAAAATCGGCATGGGCCGCGCGCTGCACGAGAATTCCGACCACGCGCGTGCGCTTTTCCAAACCGCCAACGAAATTCTCGGCTACGATCTCGCGGCGATTTGCTTCGATGGGCCGGAAGAAAAGCTCACCAACACGCTTTATGCACAGCCCGCGCTGCTGACGGTTGGCGTTGCTTACGACGCAGCCGCGCGCGCTCGTGGTTTAGAACCGGCGATGGCTGCCGGTCATTCGCTTGGTGAATATGCGGCTTTGGTTTCGGCTGGCGCGCTCGATTTCGCCGATGCGCTGCGTCTGGTGAAGCGCCGCGCCGAACTGATGGCTGATGCGCCCGCCGGAACGATGGCTGCGCTGATCGGCCTTGCCGATGATGCGCTTGACGGCGTGTTGCAGAAAGCAGGTGCAGAGGGGCAGGTTGTTGCGGCCAACTTTAATTCGCCCGGTCAGGTTGTTGTTTCGGGCGAAGCCGCAGGCGTTGAAGCGGCGATGCGCGAAGCCAAAGCCGCCGGTGCGAAAATGGCGGTCGCGCTGCCGGTTTCGGGCGCGTTTCATTCGCCGCTTATGCGCGAAGCAGGTGCTGAAATGGCGGAGCTCATCGAAGCGGCTTCGTGGAACGATGCGCGTATTCCCGTTTTTCAGAACACGACATCATTAGGCACAACTTCAGCCGACGATTTAAAAGCTGCGCTCAAAACACAAATGACGGGCGCTGTGCGTTGGACTGAGACTATCCAAAATATGCGCGCTGCAGGTGCGGAGAATTTCTACGAACTGGGGCCGGGCAAAGTGCTCGCTGGCTTGGTAAAACGCATCGACAAAGCCGCAACGACTGAAAGTGCGGAAAGCTGGGAATTGTAAGTGCGGTCGATATTGACCGTACTCGGTCTCTTTTCTTGCGGTAAGAACAAATATCTATGAATCTCGAAAACAAAGTGGCGTTGATAACGGGCGCGCGGCGCGGTATCGGGCGCGCTATTGCGCTTGAATTCGCGCGTAACGGCGCCGATTGCATTTTGTGGGCGCGTACCGCTCCCGACGACCTTGCCGACGAAATTCGCGCTTTAGGGCGCAAAGCTGTCGCTGCTGCGGTTGATGTCTCGGAAGCGGACGCTGTTGATGCGGGCGTTAAAAGCGCGGTTGCCGAATTCGGGCGCATTGATATTCTGGTGAACAACGCCGGGATCACCGACGACGGCTTGCTACTTCGCATGAAGTTGGAGCAGTGGCAGCGGGTGATTGATGTGAACCTTACTGGTGCGTTTCATTGCACTAAAGCCGTCGCGCGTCCGATGCTGAAAAGTGGCGGCGGGCGCATCATCAACATTTCGAGCGTTATCGGACAAATGGGCAACGCAGGACAGGCTAACTACGCCGCCAGCAAAGCGGGGCTCATTGGTTTCACCAAGAGCATCGCGAAAGAATTGGGCAGTCGGGGCGTGACGGTTAACGCCATTGCGCCTGGTTTCGTCGAAACCGATATGACGGCGGAATTAAACGAAGCGGCGCGCGAAGAATTGCTGAAAAGCATTCCGCTCGGCACGCTGGGCGCTAGTGAAGACATCGCACACGCCGCGCTTTACCTCGCGAGCGACGCGGCGCGTTACGTGACCGGACAAGTGCTCAATGTCGATGGCGGACTTGTGATGTAGGGTTTCGCGGGCGGAAAATCTAGCCGCACTCCGCGAAATCGGTTATAGCTTAGGGGACAAAAGTACGGTCGAACGGATTGTGCTTTTCCCCGCATACATTTGGAGGACAGAATGGCAGTTGCAGATAAAGTCAAAGAAATCGTAGCCGAAGAATTGAGCGTTGATGCCGGAGTCGTTACACCGCAGGCACGCTTTGTTGAAGATTTGGGCGCCGACTCGCTCGACGTGGTCGAATTAGTCATGCGTTTTGAGGAAGAATTCGAAATCGAGATTCCCGACGAAGACGCCGAGAAAATCACCACAGTCGGCGACGCCGTCGATTACATCGAAAAGAAAGCCGAAGCTTAAGCTGTCCAAAATGAAAAGTACGGTCGATTTCGACCGTACTTTTCGCGCGCCTCACGGCGTTTTTTGTTAACTTTTCATCTTATGGAACGTGTTGTTATCACCGGAATGGGAGCTGTTACGCCGCTTGGAACGGGCGTCGCAAAGTTTTGGGACGGCGTGAAGAACGCGCGCAACGGCATCAAGCTGATTACGCGCGTGGACACGACGCGCCACATCGTCAAATTCGCGGGCGAAGTCGATGACTTCAAAGTTGAAGAGTTTGTCGATAAAAAAGAAGCCAAGCGCATGGATCGCTTTGTTCAGCTTTCGATGGGCGCGTCGCTTGAAGCGATGCAGGATTCGGGCTACAAAGTCGATGACAGCAACGCGCAGCGCGTCGGCGTTATTATCGGTTGCGGCGTTGGCGGCCTGGAAACGTGGGAAAAGGAATACGCCAAGTTCATGGAATTCGGCCCCGACCGCGTTTCGCCCTTTCTCATCCCTATGATGATTACCAACATGGCTTCCGGCCATGTTTCGATTCACACCGGCGCGCGCGGCCCTAATACAACGCTTGTTTCCGCGTGTTCGTCGTCGGCACACAGCATTGGCGCGGCGTTCGACATTATTCGTCGTGGCGAAGCTGACGTGATGATCGCAGGCGGAACCGAAGCGCCGATTTCCAATTCCGGTCTGGCCGGTTTCGGCAACATGCGCGCTCTTTCGCGCAACAACGAAGATTACCTTCACGCCTCGCGTCCGTTCGATCTCAACCGCGATGGTTTCGTGATGGGCGAAGGCGCAGGAACTATCATTCTCGAATCGCTTACGTCAGCGCAAGCGCGCGGCGCAAAGATTTACGGCGAAATGCTTTCGCATGGCATGAACGGCGATTCGTACCACATGACGAATATGCCCGAAGACGGACGCGGCATCGGCGGCTCGATGAAGCTTGCGCTTGATAACGCCGGACTCACGCTGGAAGATGTTGGCTACGTCAACGCGCATGGCACTTCGACGCCGACCAACGACAAAGTTGAAACGACGGCGATGAAAGTTGTCTTTGGCGACCGCGCGCCGAATGTTCCGATTAGCTCGACAAAATCGCAAATCGGACATTTGCTCGGCGGCGGTTCGGCTGTCGAATTTATTGCAACTGTGCTGGCGTTGAAAGAACAGATTCTGCCGCCAACCATCAATTACCAGACGCCTGACCCCGAATGCGATCTGGATTATGTGCCCAATGCTGCGCGCCCCGCCAGCTTTGATGTAGCGCTATGCAACTCGTCGGGCTTTGGCGGACACAACGCCACGCTCGTGGCGCGCCGCTGGACGGAATAGCATGGCGAAACGGAAAACGAGTACGGTCGATATCGACCGTACTTTTTCTTTGCCCCAATTGTGCGAAAAACTCGGCGTCCAAGTGCCCGACGATTTGTTGATACTGGCACTTACGCATCCTTCGGCACTCAACGCTAAAGCCGAACGCACCGCCAAATCAAATCAGCGGCTGGAATTCTTGGGCGATACGGTTGTGGCTCTGGTCGTAGCGGAGCATTTGTATCGCAGCGACCCAAACCTGCCCGAAGGCGTTTTAACGCAGCGCAAAGCGGCAGCGGTGCGTGGCAGCAGCCTCGCGCAAGCGGCCAAGCGTTTGGATTTAGGCGCGCATCTCAACTTAGGCACGGGCGAAATCGCCGCTGGCGGGCGCGATAGAGAAACGATTCTCGCCGATGCGTTTGAAGCTGTCTTAGGTGCGATTTTTTTGCACGCCGGTTTCGAAGCTGCGCGTGATTTCGTCTTGCGTGTGCTGGCACCAGAAATCGAAAGCGTCGCAGCGCGTGCTGCCAACGCCAAAAACAGCCTGCAGGAACACACGCAATCGATTGGGCTCGGAACGCCGAGTTACGAAACGGTGCAGTCGGGCCGCGATGCGAACGGCGCACCGCTGTTTGTTGCGCGCGTAGTATTGAGCGACGGCGTTTATGAGCGGGGAGAAGGACTTTCTAAACAAGCGGCAGAACAAGCGGCTGCGGCGGCGACACTGCACGCATTGCTCGCGTAAAATTACTTTGATCTTGAAACTCCCTGGTAAATCGCACTAACTCCTCGTATGGCAACCAAGAAAGGCGCAGAAACAAAAGTTGTAAAGCCACGCATTCCCGGAAAAGTCAGTGCTGTGCGAGTTGACATGGGCGATAAGAACAGCGCTCCGTCGCAGTGGGGC
This genomic interval carries:
- the rnc gene encoding ribonuclease III — its product is MAKRKTSTVDIDRTFSLPQLCEKLGVQVPDDLLILALTHPSALNAKAERTAKSNQRLEFLGDTVVALVVAEHLYRSDPNLPEGVLTQRKAAAVRGSSLAQAAKRLDLGAHLNLGTGEIAAGGRDRETILADAFEAVLGAIFLHAGFEAARDFVLRVLAPEIESVAARAANAKNSLQEHTQSIGLGTPSYETVQSGRDANGAPLFVARVVLSDGVYERGEGLSKQAAEQAAAAATLHALLA
- the fabF gene encoding beta-ketoacyl-ACP synthase II; amino-acid sequence: MERVVITGMGAVTPLGTGVAKFWDGVKNARNGIKLITRVDTTRHIVKFAGEVDDFKVEEFVDKKEAKRMDRFVQLSMGASLEAMQDSGYKVDDSNAQRVGVIIGCGVGGLETWEKEYAKFMEFGPDRVSPFLIPMMITNMASGHVSIHTGARGPNTTLVSACSSSAHSIGAAFDIIRRGEADVMIAGGTEAPISNSGLAGFGNMRALSRNNEDYLHASRPFDLNRDGFVMGEGAGTIILESLTSAQARGAKIYGEMLSHGMNGDSYHMTNMPEDGRGIGGSMKLALDNAGLTLEDVGYVNAHGTSTPTNDKVETTAMKVVFGDRAPNVPISSTKSQIGHLLGGGSAVEFIATVLALKEQILPPTINYQTPDPECDLDYVPNAARPASFDVALCNSSGFGGHNATLVARRWTE
- a CDS encoding DUF177 domain-containing protein, whose protein sequence is MYLDLIEVLRAPGNANEKPIDIAPRTIDDISFTQPIKGRVKAINARQNIVVSGAATTAVELECARCLRNFEQPMDLELEAVIPTNFVSSLLAGSSREGASEETSESNELSEEELAALFDGHSLDVSELIRQAAVLQTPRKPLCSDDCPGLPEAQEYRGDSGDDRWNALKDWNNGTA
- the fabD gene encoding ACP S-malonyltransferase, which codes for MIAFLFPGQGSQKIGMGRALHENSDHARALFQTANEILGYDLAAICFDGPEEKLTNTLYAQPALLTVGVAYDAAARARGLEPAMAAGHSLGEYAALVSAGALDFADALRLVKRRAELMADAPAGTMAALIGLADDALDGVLQKAGAEGQVVAANFNSPGQVVVSGEAAGVEAAMREAKAAGAKMAVALPVSGAFHSPLMREAGAEMAELIEAASWNDARIPVFQNTTSLGTTSADDLKAALKTQMTGAVRWTETIQNMRAAGAENFYELGPGKVLAGLVKRIDKAATTESAESWEL
- the plsX gene encoding phosphate acyltransferase PlsX; amino-acid sequence: MRIAIDAMGGDNAPAEVIAGALDAARDFDIEVIFVGDEAVLKSHLPTPLPPRVRIQHASQVVAMDDAPSHAMRRKPDSSVAVATKLHAKGEADAVLSAGSTGAAAAHALFDLKRISGIDRPGIATVFPTAKNPLILLDAGANVDCRPRHLAEFAIMGAAYARTVEGIIPGTAGVIAQGELPTVGLLSIGEEASKGNELTKGTYKLLQEDAKAGGYEFYGNVEGRDIGLGTVDCVVCDGFVGNVVLKVAEGFAKMIGGELRTALMRDTRSKAGALLLKPSLELMKRRLDYTEYGGALLLGVNGVCIICHGSSDRRSIYSAIRIARQTVQADIVGTIRQTIEGAREEIEANDLKIEAKTVTEPVAAMPHNF
- the rpmF gene encoding 50S ribosomal protein L32 → MALPKRRKSRARVRTRRANWKAAPITKTTCSHCSSVSIPHRVCMACGYYNGRQILAPKSKTTQLPESGE
- the acpP gene encoding acyl carrier protein yields the protein MAVADKVKEIVAEELSVDAGVVTPQARFVEDLGADSLDVVELVMRFEEEFEIEIPDEDAEKITTVGDAVDYIEKKAEA
- a CDS encoding class I SAM-dependent methyltransferase, with translation MKKFDPSQSQKLDSVERLAWNNPAEFVAAAEIPTGARVAEIGCGTGWFTFELEKAVRPRGIVFALDMQPALLQILRAKREWERILTLPCGENEFELDSGEVDVVWHANVLHECETPEAHLREVQRVLRDGGTLILIEWLWADEESQPGPHNSLRIEKGDAEELLRDAGFEIVNTEDVGPYHYLIRAEKK
- the fabG gene encoding 3-oxoacyl-[acyl-carrier-protein] reductase; the protein is MNLENKVALITGARRGIGRAIALEFARNGADCILWARTAPDDLADEIRALGRKAVAAAVDVSEADAVDAGVKSAVAEFGRIDILVNNAGITDDGLLLRMKLEQWQRVIDVNLTGAFHCTKAVARPMLKSGGGRIINISSVIGQMGNAGQANYAASKAGLIGFTKSIAKELGSRGVTVNAIAPGFVETDMTAELNEAAREELLKSIPLGTLGASEDIAHAALYLASDAARYVTGQVLNVDGGLVM
- a CDS encoding bifunctional nuclease family protein, encoding MIRMTVEGIGIDPQNNPLVLLRDEGNQTYVAIWIGAAEAVSIQMELDGRQPPRPMTHDLLAGVLKELGAELVKVTISDFDRSVFYAQLHLQTGRETVQQIDARPSDAIALALRAGCTIYVAPQVVEKTGIQIEEARDDMSNLPGRSEDITPEGDETPQPRPEELDKFRKLLEGVDIPDDDERRN
- a CDS encoding beta-ketoacyl-ACP synthase III is translated as MSNSFSAGITGLGHYVPAEVRSNADLVKFVDTNDEWIRSRTGIEQRHIVAEGETTTDLAVHAATRALENAGLTAADIDLIIVATCTPDYPFPSVASLVQDRLGANCGGFDLGAACAGFTYALVTAAQFIQTGAMKNILVIGAEAMSRIVDWSDRNTCILFGDGAGAVVLSRVPDGYGMLGFDLGSDGSGGPLLKVAAYEDPTVNGKRIYQAGREVYKFAVHVMGESAVRALGKANLSGDDVDLLVPHQANIRIVESAAKRLGLPMEKVFVNLQKYGNTSAASIPLALSEAHEAGLLQRDKIVVTVGFGGGLAWSGAALRWY